One genomic segment of Mobula hypostoma chromosome 2, sMobHyp1.1, whole genome shotgun sequence includes these proteins:
- the LOC134342511 gene encoding probable G-protein coupled receptor 139, whose protein sequence is MASSLSNAFVTVQKIYYPSLCAIGIPANFLTMYTIYSRRCGMSMVARLYLISLAIADSLSLFWGGLIDLSLVWLDPNPFWMSSPWCELLTVLEYGSVFTSTWIVIVFTFERYLVLRSTRVRQPYPQTKVTIRVIMSVAVVSHLIAAPAYWIYSSELLNSTLPNQTEKAPKCIYNDSFFSTAVVWFHTLVSGGIPYILLILFNILIGHQLYTASRMFTQEQLRSINGITMRGLVKKSIVILFTISFTFVLLTLPRFVTYCILRTAYNRPDHNRDDYSQLINLFADISIMMQWLNSAINFLLYCVISKSFRQEFLQVLTCRTQASNAPGSNTPLKVYSIHCATIQQPVIIAGT, encoded by the coding sequence CGAACTTCCTCACCATGTACACCATCTACAGTAGAAGATGTGGGATGTCCATGGTGGCCAGGCTCTATCTGATCTCACTGGCCATTGCAGACTCACTGAGCTTGTTCTGGGGCGGGCTGATTGACCTGAGCCTGGTGTGGCTGGACCCCAATCCCTTCTGGATGAGCTCCCCATGGTGTGAGCTGCTCACGGTGCTGGAGTATGGCTCTGTCTTCACCTCCACGTGGATTGTGATCGTCTTCACCTTTGAGCGTTACCTGGTGCTGAGGAGTACTCGAGTCAGACAGCCCTACCCCCAGACTAAAGTGACCATCAGAGTCATAATGAGTGTTGCTGTGGTCTCTCATCTGATTGCTGCTCCGGCCTACTGGATCTACAGCTCAGAGTTACTGAACTCCACCTTGCCCAACCAGACTGAGAAGGCACCCAAATGTATTTACAACGATAGTTTCTTTTCCACCGCTGTGGTATGGTTTCACACACTGGTCTCAGGAGGTATCCCCTACATTCTCCTCATCCTCTTCAATATCCTCATTGGGCATCAGCTCTACACAGCCTCCAGGATGTTCACTCAGGAGCAGCTGAGGTCGATAAATGGCATCACCATGCGAGGCCTGGTGAAAAAATCTATCGTAATCCTCTTTACTATTTCCTTCACCTTCGTCCTCCTGACACTCCCTCGCTTTGTCACCTACTGCATCCTGAGGACAGCCTACAACCGGCCAGACCACAACCGCGACGACTACAGCCAGTTGATCAACCTCTTTGCGGACATCAGCATCATGATGCAGTGGCTGAACTCTGCCATCAATTTCCTCCTCTACTGCGTCATCAGCAAGTCATTTCGCCAGGAATTCCTTCAGGTCCTGACCTGCAGAACTCAAGCGTCCAATGCCCCCGGTTCTAACACCCCACTGAAGGTCTACAGTATACATTGTGCCACCATTCAACAGCCTGTAATCATTGCTGGAACTTAG